From Phragmites australis chromosome 5, lpPhrAust1.1, whole genome shotgun sequence, a single genomic window includes:
- the LOC133919352 gene encoding phosphoenolpyruvate carboxylase kinase 2-like translates to MSAELKRDYEIGEEIGRGRFGVVHRCTSRATGEAFAVKSVDRSQLADDLDRELAETEPKLAQLASKGNTGVVQVHAVYEDEMWTHMVMSLCSGPDLLDWIRLRRGAPVPEPVAAAVVAQLSQALTLCHRRGVAHRDVKPDNVLIDAAGDGEEEENGEAEVPRLRLADFGSAAWIGAGGLGRAEGLVGTPHYVAPEVVAGDEYGAKADVWSAGVVMYVLLSGGALPFGGETAAEVLAAVLRGSVRFPPRLFGGVSTAAKDLMRRMMCRDAWRRFSAEQVLAHPWIVSGGGARAMEQPT, encoded by the exons ATGAGTGCGGAGCTGAAGAGGGACTACGAGATCGGCGAGGAGATCGGTCGCGGCCGCTTCGGCGTGGTCCACCGCTGCACGTCGCGCGCCACCGGCGAGGCCTTCGCCGTCAAGTCCGTGGACCGGTCGCAGCTCGCCGACGACCTCGACCGCGAGCTCGCGGAGACGGAGCCCAAGCTGGCCCAGCTCGCCAGCAAGGGCAACACGGGTGTGGTGCAGGTGCACGCGGTGTACGAGGACGAGATGTGGACCCACATGGTGATGAGCCTGTGCTCCGGCCCGGACCTGCTCGACTGgatccgcctccgccgcggcgcGCCCGTGCCGGAGCCCGTGGCAGCCGCGGTCGTCGCGCAGCTCTCCCAGGCGCTCACGCTCTGCCACCGCCGCGGGGTGGCCCACCGCGACGTCAAGCCCGACAACGTCCTCATCGacgccgccggcgacggcgaggaggaggagaacggcGAGGCCGAGGTCCCTCGCTTGCGGCTCGCGGACTTCGGGTCCGCAGCGTGGATAGGCGCGGGGGGCTTGGGCCGCGCGGAGGGGCTCGTGGGGACGCCCCACTACGTGGCGCCCGAGGTGGTGGCAGGCGACGAGTACGGCGCGAAGGCGGACGTGTGGAGCGCCGGGGTGGTGATGTACGTGCTGCTCTCGGGCGGCGCCCTCCCCTTTGGCGGCGAGACCGCGGCGGAGGTGCTAGCGGCCGTGCTGCGGGGCAGCGTGCGGTTCCCGCCAAGGCTGTTCGGCGGCGTGTCCACGGCGGCCAAGGACCTCATGAGGCGCATGATGTGCCGCGATGCCTGGAGGAGGTTCTCCGCCGAGCAAGTCCTCG CTCACCCGTGGATCGTGAGCGGAGGAGGCGCCCGAGCAATGGAGCAGCCAACCTGA